A genome region from Blautia coccoides includes the following:
- a CDS encoding YdeI/OmpD-associated family protein: protein MGEPLHFETRDAFRDWLKNNSVTSDGVWLLFGKTKELVTVKAGEALEEALCFGWIDGLMKRIDDKSYMKYFSARRSNSKWSEKNKALAERLEKCGLMTDLGREKIEEAKKNGQWDSSGGKTVVTEEQIEYVADLLKDNELAYANFLKMSPSVKRTYTRAYLDAKTDAGRTKRLAWMTERLEKKLKPM, encoded by the coding sequence GTGGGAGAACCTTTGCACTTTGAGACACGTGATGCGTTCAGAGACTGGCTGAAAAACAATTCTGTGACCAGCGATGGGGTCTGGCTGTTATTTGGAAAGACAAAAGAATTAGTGACTGTAAAAGCTGGAGAAGCGCTGGAAGAGGCCCTCTGCTTTGGCTGGATCGATGGTCTGATGAAACGCATAGACGATAAATCCTATATGAAATATTTTTCCGCGCGCAGAAGTAACAGCAAGTGGTCAGAGAAAAATAAGGCATTGGCAGAGCGCCTGGAAAAATGCGGTCTGATGACAGATCTCGGCAGAGAGAAGATTGAGGAGGCGAAGAAAAACGGGCAGTGGGACAGTTCAGGGGGAAAAACGGTTGTGACAGAAGAGCAGATAGAATACGTGGCGGATTTGCTGAAAGATAATGAACTGGCGTATGCGAATTTCCTTAAGATGTCTCCGTCTGTCAAAAGAACCTACACCAGGGCATATTTGGATGCAAAGACTGACGCCGGGCGTACAAAGCGTTTGGCATGGATGACTGAGCGGTTGGAAAAAAAATTAAAACCTATGTAA